The window GAGTAGTTGGATGTTAAGACAACATTTCTTCATGGAAGTCTTGATATGACTATATACATGAAGCAACCTCCTGGGTTTGAAGAAGACAACAACAAGGTGTGCTTGTTAAAAAGATCCTTATATGGTCTAAAGCAGTCTCCGAGGCAGTGGTACAAACGATTTGATGAGTACATGGTTAGTAATGGGTTTTGTAGGAGCAATTATGATAATTGTGTATACTACAGGGAGTACAAGCCAGGGGAGCACATATATCTACTGCTGTATGTAGACGATATGTTGATTGCATGTCGGGACAAGGCTGAAATTGATGGAACCAAGAGTTTGCTGAAGGCAGAGTTTGATATGAAAGAACTCGGGGCTGCTAAGAAAATCTTGGGTATGGAAATCATCAGAGATAGGGGCAAAAGAATACTAAAGTTGTCACAAAGCGGGTATGTTACTAAAATActgaataattttaaaattgctAATGGAAAGCCGGTTATGACACCTTTAGGTCCACACTTCAAGTTATCAGCCAGAGATTGCCCAAATAATGATGTTGAAGTGGAGAAAATGAGTAAGGTACCATACGCGAATGCTGTAGGAAGCTTGATGTACTTGATGGTATGCACTAGACCGGATATAGCATATGCGGTTAGTATGGTGAGCAGGTATTTGGCAAATCCGGGTAAATGTCACTGGGATGCGGTGAAGTGGATTTTGAGATACTTGAAAAGAACTACTGAAGTGGGTCTAGTGTATGGTGGAGATCAAGGGAAACACGTAGATGTGATCGGTTATGTGGATGCGGATTATGCAAAAGATCTTGATAAAGGGAAGTCAATAACCGGGTATGTGTTCATGATTCAAGGGTGTGTGGTTAGTTGGAGAGCCACACTACAGCACATAGTGGCGTTGTCAACAACGGAAGCTGAGTACGTGGCACTTACGGAGGCCATAAAGGAGAGTTTATGGTTGAAAGGTTTTTTGTTGGAATTGGGGGTGGAGCTGAGATATCTAGCAGTGAATTGTGATAACCAAGGTGCAATTCAACTCTCGAAAAATCAATTGTTTCATGAGAGGACAAAGCATATCAATGTAAGACTACATTTCATCAGAGAGATCATAGAGTCTAAAGAAGTGGAGGTGGTGAAAGTTGCTACAGAAGATAATGCTGCTGATTACTTGACTAAGGTTGTGCCAGGGTCCAAGTTCTTGCATTGTTTGAAGATGCTTGGTATTGGAAAATACTAAGTTTGAGAATATACTAATAAGGTGGAGATTATTGAATATATtagtaaatttaataattagtaataataattattaaataattgtaaCTTAGGAATTACTTGTTAGTCAAGGTTTTTTTAATTTCCTAAATGTCATCACATGGGTCGGTTGTTAAGTCGGCAGAAAACAATTGTTAGGGATTTTccattagtataaatagaggatGTGATGCCATGTATTAGCTATCCCAAAACGAATAATACTTGTTCAATAAAAGAGTTTTATTCGGCCATATATCCCTTCCGTTTCTTTTCGATTTCTCTCAGTCTTTTATTACAATAAGTGTCTTAGTTTTTCATTATAGTCGATTGTTGCTGCTGTTCTGTTTCTTATTCGAATAATATTGCTGCTCTGTTTTTATTCTATTCGAATATTAGTAAGGTTCCAGTGGGTAGTCTTAGGCTTAGGCTGGGATAAATCAACTTAAGGTATTGTGTTATTCACGCGTTTTGTCCAACAGGGAAGAAAAGAAGCGCAGCAGCAAGCATGTAGgcttgatcatcatgatcaacATCACCGGGTTCCGTTCGAATCCATGTAGCATGTAGCAAGAATGAAAGCAGCAAGAATGCAAGAATGTCGCGACAATAAAGCAAGAGCAAATAGCAAGAATAGCAAGAGAAGGGGATCCCgcaagaaagaaaggaaagagCAAGAAGTAAGGAGATTCGAAAAAAAGGAAGCAAGAATGAGTTCGAATCAACAACAACGAACACAAGAAAATCAGGAAGCGTAAGTCTCATGGCTGTTAGAAGCACTGAAAGCAAACGGTAAGTTCATCGCAAAAGAAAGGTTAAGACAAAGCAAACGGCTTTGGATACATTTCATTCGGCAGATGAAAGAAAACAATGAAATGGGTGGATCTGTTTTCTTGATCGTGGAAGAAGACTCATAGATGTGTTATGCACAAAACGCATtattgtgaaacaaaaatagCCGGTGGTGGTGGACTATGGGGATTGACATGATATGTGATGCATTCATGTGACAGTCCTCGATTAGAATTTTTTTAACTGTTGGTCGGAAAAGTTCATGTGAAGGAGAAGTGGTGGACAGGGGAAGAGAACTGGGCTGCCGTTGAATGAAAAGAAGATGGCTTGGTTCCTTGAGTATATGGGTGATATGGTATTGTGGTCTAAATGATCTAGTTTGTGACTTTATTGAATAATGGGTTTACTGACTCAAGATCCCCATGACTCATTGTATAGGATTCATGGCAGAAACTAAACAAACATTTTCACAGCAATTCTTTAGAAGCAAAAGGTACGTGTGTTGTTTGGAAGTTAATAAGCTAGAGTTATGGCAAGTTGAAGATAAATGTACCAGGAGTGAATGTGGGGTTTTTAAGAAGCAAATGAGAACGGATATTTGTAAGAATGGGAAGATCGAAGCCATGGAAAACCGAGCATGTGTTCATGTAACAAGACTGAGACGTCAAGATTATGGGGTTGATTGTTAGATAATCTTGACATGATTAAGTTGTTTTATGAGTTGGTCTTTAATTTGTGTCCTTAGTAAGTTAAGTTAGTGTCTGTAGTAAGTAAATTAAGAAGTCTagaattttatatctatatgatATAAATGGATAGGAAGTCTAGTAGTAATATGCACGTTTGTTTGATTGCTTAGGAGGTTTTCACTTTGACAAAGTCAAGATGGCAGTTAAGAGGAGTGAGCCACGTTTTAGACTTTTAGGATGAAAGTGGTCCATGTTTGTAAGGCTATATATAGATTGTCTTTGTTGAATGAAAGAATGCACTTTGTTTTTTCCAAAGCACAAGTTTCCtccaatttttcattttttcataatattatacATAAAACCAGAAAGCACATAAGACCATTCGTAACCGTTCATCCTTTCACCTACACTTTTTCATGGCACATCATCATcaccttttcatttctttcaccttctatttttcttcttaaccattcacctatcATTTGGTCCCcacttataattaattaaaaacataatacctttaattttaaaatataaagtatatCATATCATACTACCAAAGTATATATGGGTCAAGTTTGAAAAGATTCCTCCTGTGTGGTCCAGAAACTAGAAATAGAGTGTATGTGTGTTTGACCCATGATGACTCAAccacataaaaacaaaaaatcaacaaaatttcGGTCGGTGAAATGAATAACCGACTCCTTTGCACTGGTACACTTCACCTAGCTTACTTAAGGCTTTAACCTTGTTTCACTTGCcacatcatttcatttcacctATCTATCACCTAGGCCTTATAAATGGTATAAGCGACAGTTCTCTACAAAGGACTGACCGTTTGTGTCTGACTCAAGAAGTGCAAAAATCTAACATGGAAAAAAACTATGCGAACATGTAAGCAATATCCTAACGACAACATCATGTTTATgttaaaaaccaaatatgaaacaATGAACAAAGTGAAACAACAACTCGGGGTGCGAATTGTGAAATAACAAAATCCGAACAGTGCGACCAGATATATTAAAAACGGAACTTAAGATAGGATGAATAATAGGCTGGTTGTCAATTAATTGTCATTTGTTCTTTTTAGGAGAATGCAGGGTGCATAGTCAGGTTTTTTGTAGGTGTGAATGTTCATGTTAAAAACGGAAAGAGACTAAAACTGATGCAAGCTACTGAAAAATAAAACGAAGAATAAAACCAAAATGGGTTGCCACCAAACaaaaatggataaaaaaaaaataatcaaactgGCATATATAACGGGTCAGGTGGACGAAAAAAGCCCAAcctaaaaccaaaaccaaaacaattcaaaatcaaaaattcaaaatagagGGAAAAAAATACACACTCACTTTACCAATTTTTCCAAATTCACTGCCGTTGCAAATTTAAAAGACGCTCCCCCCAtttcaaaaaacacacacacacatttcgatttattcattcattcttctccaaaaaaaatctgaaaatggaAGACAAATACGAAAAGCTCGAGAAAGTCGGTGAAGGAACCTACGGCAAAGTCTACAAAGCCAAAGACAAACAAACCGGCCAACTCGTCGCCTTAAAGAAAACCCGACTCGAAATGGACGAAGAAGGAATCCCTCCAACCGCTTTACGCGAGATCTCGCTTCTTCAAATGCTATCGAATTCAATCTACATCGTCCGATTAATCTGTGTTCAGCATATTCATCACAAAGGCAAACCCTTACTTTACTTGGTTTTCGAGTACCTTGATACAGATCTCAAAAAGTTTATCGATGTTCATCGAAAAGGACCGAATCCGTCTCCGTTACCGAGTTCGCAGATCCAGAGTTTCTTGTTTCAGTTGTGTAAAGGTGTTGCTCATTGTCATGGCCATGGTGTGCTTCATAGGtataaattttgtttgtaaatttatatttttttataaaaaaaaattcgattCGTTAAATTGATGAATCGTTTTTTTGTAGGGATTTGAAGCCGCAGAATTTGCTAGTGGATAAAGAAAAGGGGATTTTGAAGATTGCTGATCTTGGTCTTGGAAGGGCTTTTACTGTTCCTCTTAAGAGTTATACTCAtgaggttttttatttttatcataattcgtatatatatatacatgtatctatatctatattttataacataattGTCCTCTTTTGAAAAGATGTTAGATATAGTTGATTAAGTTTCCCAAATAAGCCCTAGATACATGATTAGGGTAAAACCGTAACTCGTATTATGTTAAATTTAAACTAAATGGGTAAACGGATAGCGACCCCC is drawn from Erigeron canadensis isolate Cc75 chromosome 9, C_canadensis_v1, whole genome shotgun sequence and contains these coding sequences:
- the LOC122581921 gene encoding cyclin-dependent kinase B1-1, whose translation is MEDKYEKLEKVGEGTYGKVYKAKDKQTGQLVALKKTRLEMDEEGIPPTALREISLLQMLSNSIYIVRLICVQHIHHKGKPLLYLVFEYLDTDLKKFIDVHRKGPNPSPLPSSQIQSFLFQLCKGVAHCHGHGVLHRDLKPQNLLVDKEKGILKIADLGLGRAFTVPLKSYTHEIVTLWYRAPEVLLGSKNYSLGVDMWSVGCIFAEMARRQALFPGDSEFQQLLHIFRLLGTPTEEQWPGVTDLKDWHVYPRWEPQNLARAVPSLGPDGVDLLQKMLKYDPAERISAKAAMDHPYFDSLDKSQF